GAGATGGTACCTTACGGCTATACCGTGGAGGATAATCACGATCTGGCGGATGAGATTCGGGAACGGGCAGCGTCTGCGGGTATTGAACTGTCCAACTATTCGATGCCAGCCAATTTCGTACAGGAGACGGAAGAGGCGTTTGAAGAAGAGATGGCCCGGGTCAAAAGACATGTGGATGTGGTACACCTTATGGGTGTAAAACATATGCGTCATGACGTCACGGCGTTTACCCTGCCAAAGGAGAAGATGACCATCGCTTGGTTCGAGGAACATCTGCCTCTAATGGTACGGGGAAGCCAGATCATTGCGGACTATGCTGCGCAGTTTGGCATCACGACAACCATTGAAAATCACGGCTTCAGTGTGCAGGCGAGTGACCGGGTGCAACGTGTGCTGCATGCTGTGGATCGTCCTAACTTCAGAACAACACTCGATATTGGCAACTTCATGTGCGTGGATGAGAATCCGATCATTGGCGTCATGAAAAGTCTGCCGTACGCTTCTCTGGTCCACTTCAAAGATTTCTACTTCCGTCCTTATGATGAGCACCCAGGTGAGGGTGAATGGTTTACGACGGCCTACGGCAACTTCCTGCGTGGGGCCATCGTTGGGCAAGGGGATATTCCGATCCGTAAAATTGTAAAGCTGATCAAAGACTCCGGCTATGATGGTCACATTACAGTGGAGTTCGAAGGCATGGAGGAATGCAAATCCGCATCCAAAATCGCCATGGATAACCTGCGCCGCTTCTGGGAAGAAGCGTAACGAACATCATGGGGAGATAATTAAGGGCCGCGTCCAGACGTGGCTCTTTTTCTCATACTACAGCAAGCGAAAAAGCCTATCAGAATATGGTTCTGTGCAAGGATTAAGTTACGAGCATCACAAGTGTGGTATAATGGATATATTCAGCCTGATAATAACTGGCTATGGATAGGAGATGTCACTGATCTATGCAGGTATTCGAGGACTGGAATCAGAAAGTAAAGAAGACGTTTAATGCTACGAACCCAGAGGTAGTGTTGACGGTATCGGAAGCTGGAAGTTTGCTTGGTTTGACCAAAGACCAGATGAAACTGTACGTGGACAAGAACAAACTAACGAAGGTCCCGATCATGAGAAGTGTTCACCGATACCTCTTATTGAAAAGTGAAATAGATAACATCGTTCAAGCTCGATAACTTCATAGGATTGAACACAACCATTTGACCGACAGGATTCGGGAGAGTGGTCTTTTTTTTATCGGAAAGGGGACAGAACGTGCTGAATAAAGCGTCAGACTGGTTCTATCAAAGGGTAAATTGGAGATGGGTTGTAGCTGCGGTTATTGTATTTGCATGTTTTATTGCATTTATACTGCCGCGTCTCTGATCATGTATCGTTATCCTGAACGTACGCCTGTGCTTGCTGAACTCACTCCGATATTTACCTTGTTGAAATGGTGTCTGATCTATGCCAGTTTTGCAGCACTGGTTCCGGGTGTTCTGATCAGTATTCTCTACGATATACGCAAGCGAAAGAACTAGTGGAGAGAGGGATGGATTGAGAATATGTTGGTAACCCTAATCGTGTAAAAGTCCGCAGAGATGAGTGCAGAAATATATGCTTGTCAAAGGACAACCTGTTCATATATACTCATGTCGCAAGTGGCGTGAATCGTATAATTACATGAGCCCAAGGAGATGAAGAATGCATGTCGATCAGCTTGAATGTGTATCTGATAACAGACGGTAATGGACGTGAAGCGGTAGATTTTTATCAAAAGGCATTTGGAGCGGAAGTGCTCGCGCTTCAAACATTTGGTGACGGTCCATCTGACCCGAATCATCCCATCCCGCCAGAAGCGAAAGACCGTATTATGCATGCTTCTTTGCAGATTGGCAGCTCGGTATTAATGTTGTCCGACACATTTCCAGGCATGCCGTACACCATAGGTAATCATGTTAGTATTACTGTGAACACGGATACTGTCGATGAAGCCAAAGCTATTTTCAGCCAACTGGAAGATGGCGGCGTAGTGGAAATGGCGATACAAGAGACGTTCTGGAGTCCAGCCTACGGCTCGGTAGTCGACAAATTCGGCGTACATTTTCAGATCAGTGCTAAACCGGGACAAGCTTAAGAGCGTACTCTTCGCTAATATAGCCTACAAACGGCAAAACCTCCACGATCTGCTTTGAGCAGTTCTGGAGGTTTTTTGTTTTTCCCTATACGGCGTGGGATTACCCTTCCTTCTGAATCTTGGAAGGGTTGTTGATTTTATAAGGAACCGGGTTACGTGTCAGCTTCTTCTTGATGATTTTGGCTTCAAACGTGATAACGTCTCCCACTTCCAGTTCTTGTTTCTTAACAGTAGCACTGTGGCTCGACCACGCTTCCCCAACGTCGATGACGTCTGGCTCCGTGATGGTAACTGCTTCATAGATGATGACTTCATCGTCATTGTCAGAGAAGTGATTCGGTACGGTAGTGAACTCTTTGACAACGGCGCTCATCTTCACTTTGCCTTCTGGCAGATCAATCTTAACGGCCTTGGCCTTGCTCGCTGTTTTGGCTTTGGGTTTGGCTTCACTGGCTGCCCCGGACTGAGGTCCAACATACGCTTCTACTAGCCCATCCGGATCACCCTTCATCCCCGAGGAGAATTCATCTGTGTCCGTGTCGTCTGAATCATCCAGATCCGCCGGAATTTCATCCGGGTTAACCAGGGCATCTGGAGTTGGCGTAACATCAGCAGAGACTGGTGCGACTGTATCCGAAGTTGACGATTCTGTGCTGCGATCTGGCCCCGCATTACTTATGCTTCTGGCGCTGTAACTGGACGCTTGCATTTCCTTCAGATACGACGGGTGAATGCAATGTTTTTGTCCATTATCCAGTTGAATAACGGCCGCCATGTGATCGACATATCCAATGATGGTGCACGGCATGTTTAATCCGTTTCCTTTATAATAGAACGTTTTGAGTTTGGTCGCTTTACCAGAAAGCAGGCCCCACTCCTGACATTTCTCAATCAGCTCATCTTCGTTATCCAGCGTAATAAAATCCTGTGGTTCAATCATAAACGCGTATGTCATATGGAATTTCCGCCCTTCCAATCCATTCTTCATGTTCATCGTTTCCAAATTACAACCAGTGTATCACAAATGGGCATTTTGCTTAAATCCAATCACTGAAATCTGTACTCGGAGATGAAGATTATCAAAGCTTGCTCACAGAGGCCTGTGCTATAATTTGATCAGAATATAAGGGTAGAAGTTGTTATATAGCATGGATATACATATTTCAGGAAGGGAAGATCTGTATGGAAAAAAAGGTGAATCATCAAGCCGTATGGCTGGCTATAGGTGTTGCCATGGGGGTCAGTATTGGCGCAGCTACACAGCAACTTGGACTCGGGATTGCTTTTGGCTTGGCGCTTGGCATTGTCATTGGTTCGGTGGTTAGTAAACGTACGGGTTCAGACTCGGAACATATGCTCAGCGAACATGTCCATGAATTGCACAAAACGGGTGACTGGGAAGACGCGCTTCAACGCTCACAGGATCATCCGGTGCTTATCCTGAAGCACAGCACAACGTGTCCGATAAGTGCGAGAGCCTACAGAGAGTTTATCGCGTTTGTAGGTACCAATGCTTCCGATTCGAAACATCCCATGGATTACCGCATCGTCAAAGTGATTGAAAATCGCTCTTTGTCCCGCCATATTGCGGAAGAGACAGAGATTCACCATGAGTCACCACAGGTACTTCTGCTCGATCAGGGGCAAGTTGTCAAACATACCTCCCATGGCAAAATCACGAAAAAGAGATTATTGCAGTGGGCACAGCATCCGTTTGGATGAAGTGTATGAGATAGGTTTACTTTAAAAATATCAAAAAAAATCATATCTTTGCACACGAACTTCGATTAAAATATAACTTGTCTTCATATTTATGAATCGGAGTGATCTATATGGAACAATATAAGTTCAAGTCGGAACATAGTCAGATGCTTGTTGATGCTATTGTTGAAGGATACCGCGAATATATTGATCACCGTAAAGATCGGAAGAGAAACATGAAGATTAGTTCAGCCTTTGCCTGGACTAAGGGTAATTTTATTGAGAGCAAAATCGCAGATTATTGCGGTGAACAAGGATTCACTCACAAGAAATCCAAAGCAGGTTTAACATGGGATTATCTCCAGTTCACACATGAAGAATCAAAAGTTCTGTTTCTGATCAAGAACGCAGCCTACTTTAATGAGAATAGTTTTTCCAGTGCCAAGCTACCTACGGGCGTTGACAACAAAGGTGCTTTCCGTACCTATTTACACGATCTCTCTAAGATTAATAACGATCTGGAATTTTCTTTGATTCAACAACGCCGTAATGAACATGGTGAGTTGGAGAGGGTTGAGCAACTGTCTTTTCCCCTCTCAGAGAGTCAGGTTAGTCGTGTGAAAGAAGAACTTGAACATCTTGCATCTACGTATAATGAATTTCATATACTCACTTATGCCATTGATGATGCATACCAAATTTCGAAGGTTCAGCATTATCTGCCCAATCCGCATGATAATATAGCTTATTTTATAGAAGATTTGTCGGATCTGATCTCAGGTGCTGAGTTAAATGAGAGTGACCGTGAGGTACTTGCACCAGATATGGAAGATATCGTTGATCCGGCGGCTTATGATATTGAGATTTTGGAAGAAGAACAGCGGGGTTGATTCCTTGGTAGTTCGCAGTCCAGTAAGGAGGGAGCAGCATGTTCGTTGGTGAAAATTTGACCAATTTACGGATCATGCATGGGTATTCGAGAAAGCAACTCTCCGAACAATTAGGTGTGACAGAACAAGCAGTCTGGCAATATGAAAATGCTTATACCTCTCCCAAAGTTCCAATCGTGAATGAGTTGAAACGCATTTTCAGTGTGAAAAGCAAGTATTTTTATACGAAAGATATGCTTACACAGCGTAATAATGCAGCCAACATTGATGTTATGAACATTGCCTATCGTTCGAAAGTGATGAATGTGATATCCAAGACACAGACAGAAGCAAAGCATGTAGAATATCTGGACACGTTCATTAATTATATTACCGCTCAGATCAGCCTCCCCACACTGAATATTATCCAATTGCGGGAAGAGGCAATTGAGTATATGAACCATACAGACGATGACCGTACGACTCAGATCCATTATGTTGCCCATCTTGCGAGACAACGGCTGAATATGGAGCCATCCACGAATGAGAACCTGATGTTCCGGATTGAAAAAAGTGGTGTATATGTTTTTGAAAAAGCGATTGGTGAAGAAATTGATGCGTACAGCCTTTGGACAAGAAATGATCGTCCGTTTATCATACTGGGCAACATCAAACGTTCTGCGGTTCGTAGGAATTTCGATATTGCACATGAGCTTGGTCATTTGTTGCTTCATTATCGTCTTGAATTTGTCAATCTGGACCGAAAAGAACACAAATTGATTGAAAATGAAGCTAATCTGTTTGCGGGTGCATTTTTATTGCCCGAAGAAGAGTTTTCATCGGACATGAATGAAATCACTTATAAGACGAATCCCGATCAATATCTTGATTTGAAAAATAAATGGAAGACTTCCCTACAAGTGTTGGGATACAGAGCAGCACATCTAGGAATGATGGAAGCTAAGGATCATCGTAATTTCTATGCGGCGATGCACCGAAGAGGATATCTGGAAAAGGAGCCTTTCGACAGGGAGATTCCACTTCAAAAGCCGATGCGAATTAAAACCATTATTGACCTGCTTTCCAATAAAGGTCTTGTGGATATCCGTTATATGATTGAGGAGGATTGGAAAGTGGAAACTTCCTTCTTTCATCATATGACAGGAATAAACACGGACTTTTTTAACAAGTACATGACGAAGAAGCCTGAAACTAGCATTCAAAATGTTAGGGAAATGCCTACACGTAGTTCTTGAAATTACTGGTAGGTAAAGGATTGCTCCGTATAAAACGATTATAGACCTGTTTTTTTCAGCCCATGGCTGAGGAAAACAGGTCTTTTTTACGCTTTTTTTACACCTGTGGTGGCATTTCTTTACCCCTTTTTTACAGCGTTTCATATTACGATTTTACATGTAGCAGGTGCAGAGAACGGTAGAGAGAGGGAGGAAGGGCGCATGGTGAATGATACCACGATGATTGGATTGGTTGTGCTGCTGTTTGCGGTGTTTTGGGGATTTGTGAAATTCTGCGAAAAGGCTTGAGGGTAGAGAGGGGGAGCGGAATGATTGCCATCGGCATGATTGTACTCGCACTGGTGATTTATCTCGGTTATGTGCTGGTGAAGCCGGAGAAATTCTGATGCTGACGATGTGCGTAATGCGGGAACAAGGGAAAGTCGAATAGGGAGGCAATGCGGATATGGGTATCGGTGTAGTGCAAGTAGCGGTGACGCTGCTTATCATCCTGCTGCTGGTGAAACCGGTGGGGAAATATGTAGTGAACGTGTTCGATGGACAGCGAACGGGGCTGAATCGGATTTTTGGCGGACCGGAGCGACTGCTCTATCGAGTAATGGGCGTACGCGAGAATGAATCCATGGGGTGGAAAAAGTACCTCACGGCGGTTCTCCTCTCGAACTTTGTAATGTTGGTATTGATGTTTCTGGTGCTGCGACTGCAAAAATATTTACCGCTCAATCCGGATGGGATTGACAATATGCCAGCGGCGCAGGCATTTAATACGGCTGTTTCGTTCATGACCAATACAAACTGGCAGTCTTATACGGGCGAGAACGCCCTGTCGTACCTGTCACAGATGCTGGCAGTGACATTCCCGATGTTTACGTCGGCAGCGACGGGGTTCGCGGTAGCCATTGCGTTCATTCGCGGGCTGATAGGCCGCCGGGATGAACTGGGGAACTTTTACGTCGACCTTGTACGGTCGATTACGAGGATTTTTTTACCGCTGAGCTTCATCGTGGCCCTGTTCCTCGTGTTCCAGGGTGTGCCTCAGACGCTCGCGGGAGCGGTTAACGCAACGACGCTCGAAGGCGCGCAGCAGACCATTACACGTGGATTGGTCGCCTCACTGGAGTCGATCAAACACATTGGCACCAACGGTGGTGGCTGGTTTGGAACCAATGCTGCACATCCATTCGAGAATCCAACAGCCCTGAGCAATCTGGTGCATATCGTCTGCATGATGCTGTTGCCAACTGCGTTAGTCTACGCCTTCGGCTTGATGGTCAATAACCGGAAGCAAGGTTGGGCCTTGTTCGCAGCGATGAGTTTTCTTTTCCTTGTGATGTTGACCACGGTATTTGTCTCCGAATATCGCGGTGTACCTGCGCTGGATGCAGCAGGTCTGCAGGGCAATATGGAAGGGAAAGAGGTCAGGTTCGGCATACCCGAGTCTGCTTTATTCACAGCAGTCACGACGGCAGCCACAACAGGTTCAGTCAACAATATGCACGAGTCGCTCACTCCACTTGGAGGCATGGTATCACTGGCCCAGA
The window above is part of the Paenibacillus sp. 1781tsa1 genome. Proteins encoded here:
- the kdpA gene encoding potassium-transporting ATPase subunit KdpA, whose product is MGVVQVAVTLLIILLLVKPVGKYVVNVFDGQRTGLNRIFGGPERLLYRVMGVRENESMGWKKYLTAVLLSNFVMLVLMFLVLRLQKYLPLNPDGIDNMPAAQAFNTAVSFMTNTNWQSYTGENALSYLSQMLAVTFPMFTSAATGFAVAIAFIRGLIGRRDELGNFYVDLVRSITRIFLPLSFIVALFLVFQGVPQTLAGAVNATTLEGAQQTITRGLVASLESIKHIGTNGGGWFGTNAAHPFENPTALSNLVHIVCMMLLPTALVYAFGLMVNNRKQGWALFAAMSFLFLVMLTTVFVSEYRGVPALDAAGLQGNMEGKEVRFGIPESALFTAVTTAATTGSVNNMHESLTPLGGMVSLAQMMLNNVFGGKGVGLINGLLYVILAVFICGLMVGRTPEFLGKKIEGKEVKLASIALLIHPLIILAPTALALMRPEAVASISNGGMHGLTEVLYAFASGAANNGSAFAGLNANTDFYNIAIGIVMLLGRYVSMIAMLAIAGSLATKRVVPVTTGTLRTHTPLFAGILVMMIVVVGALTFFPSLALGPIAEHLAMIQ
- a CDS encoding sugar phosphate isomerase/epimerase, whose protein sequence is MKVGLSTYSLLNDLNSGEMTVLDVIDWIAANGGEHMEMVPYGYTVEDNHDLADEIRERAASAGIELSNYSMPANFVQETEEAFEEEMARVKRHVDVVHLMGVKHMRHDVTAFTLPKEKMTIAWFEEHLPLMVRGSQIIADYAAQFGITTTIENHGFSVQASDRVQRVLHAVDRPNFRTTLDIGNFMCVDENPIIGVMKSLPYASLVHFKDFYFRPYDEHPGEGEWFTTAYGNFLRGAIVGQGDIPIRKIVKLIKDSGYDGHITVEFEGMEECKSASKIAMDNLRRFWEEA
- a CDS encoding VOC family protein — protein: MSISLNVYLITDGNGREAVDFYQKAFGAEVLALQTFGDGPSDPNHPIPPEAKDRIMHASLQIGSSVLMLSDTFPGMPYTIGNHVSITVNTDTVDEAKAIFSQLEDGGVVEMAIQETFWSPAYGSVVDKFGVHFQISAKPGQA
- a CDS encoding potassium-transporting ATPase subunit F, producing the protein MIVLALVIYLGYVLVKPEKF
- the ytxJ gene encoding bacillithiol system redox-active protein YtxJ; translated protein: MEKKVNHQAVWLAIGVAMGVSIGAATQQLGLGIAFGLALGIVIGSVVSKRTGSDSEHMLSEHVHELHKTGDWEDALQRSQDHPVLILKHSTTCPISARAYREFIAFVGTNASDSKHPMDYRIVKVIENRSLSRHIAEETEIHHESPQVLLLDQGQVVKHTSHGKITKKRLLQWAQHPFG
- a CDS encoding ImmA/IrrE family metallo-endopeptidase; this translates as MFVGENLTNLRIMHGYSRKQLSEQLGVTEQAVWQYENAYTSPKVPIVNELKRIFSVKSKYFYTKDMLTQRNNAANIDVMNIAYRSKVMNVISKTQTEAKHVEYLDTFINYITAQISLPTLNIIQLREEAIEYMNHTDDDRTTQIHYVAHLARQRLNMEPSTNENLMFRIEKSGVYVFEKAIGEEIDAYSLWTRNDRPFIILGNIKRSAVRRNFDIAHELGHLLLHYRLEFVNLDRKEHKLIENEANLFAGAFLLPEEEFSSDMNEITYKTNPDQYLDLKNKWKTSLQVLGYRAAHLGMMEAKDHRNFYAAMHRRGYLEKEPFDREIPLQKPMRIKTIIDLLSNKGLVDIRYMIEEDWKVETSFFHHMTGINTDFFNKYMTKKPETSIQNVREMPTRSS